A genome region from Carya illinoinensis cultivar Pawnee chromosome 2, C.illinoinensisPawnee_v1, whole genome shotgun sequence includes the following:
- the LOC122301212 gene encoding polygalacturonate 4-alpha-galacturonosyltransferase-like, with amino-acid sequence MAMKRGLSGAGIHRNKGGGSRFPLAILILFAVLVPLVFFFGRVLHPTDLDDLATDPGKQNVDWRERLALQHFKSLFTKEVIDVITASTSDMGPLSLDNFKKNNLSASWKVVGTDTSVVDSSEPSEADAVVGKETPKGNEENSSDDHAQLIGKPADLVRRQLREKRRIKRASELIQQDDEAIVKLENAAIERSKSVDSAVLGKYSIWRKENENENSDSTVRLMRDQMIMARVYLSIAKMKNKVDLYQQLQARLKESQRALGEAATDADLHHSAPERMKAMGQVLSKAREQLYDCNLVTGKLRAMLQSADEHVRSLKKQSTFLSQLAAKTIPNAIHCLSMRLTIEYYLLPPEKRKFPRRENLENPNLYHYALFSDNVLAASVVVNSTVTNAKDSSKHVFHLVTDKLNFGAMNMWFLLNPPGKATIHVENVDEFKWLNSSYCPVLRQLESAAMKEYYFKAGHPTTLSSGAANLKYRNPKYLSMLNHLRFYLPQVYPKLNKILFLDDDIVVQKDLTGLWSVDLRGKVNGAVETCGESFHRFDKYLNFTNPHIARNFDPNACGWAYGMNVFDLKEWKKKDITGIYHKWQNMNEDRVLWKLGTLPPGLITFYGLTHPLEKSWHVLGLGYNPSVDRTEIENAAVIHYNGNMKPWLDLAMTRYRSYWTKYIRYDHPYLRTCNLSE; translated from the exons ATGGCGATGAAGCGGGGACTATCCGGCGCGGGCATCCACAGGAACAAAGGCGGTGGATCTCGATTCCCTTTAGCAATTCTCATTCTCTTCGCAGTGCTCGTGCCCTTGGTTTTCTTCTTCGGCCGAGTACTCCACCCCACTG ATCTGGATGATCTTGCAACTGATCCTGGTAAACAG AACGTGGATTGGAGAGAAAGACTGGCATTGCAGCATTTCAAATCTCTCTTCACAAAAGAG GTAATTGATGTTATCACAGCCAGCACAAGTGATATGGGGCCTTTGAGTCTTGAtaactttaagaaaaacaacttGTCTGCCTCATGGAAAGTTGTTGGGACAGACACTTCAGTTGTTGACTCTTCTGAG CCAAGCGAAGCAGATGCAGTTGTTGGAAAAGAAACACCCAAAGGCAACGAGGAAAATTCTTCTG ATGATCATGCTCAACTTATTGGCAAACCTGCAGACCTAGTCCGAAGG CAATTGCGGGAAAAAAGACGCATAAAGCGTGCTTCTGAGTTGATACAACAGGATGATGAAGCAATTGTAAAACTTGAAAATGCTGCCATTGAACGCTCCAAATCAGTTGACTCTGCCGTTCTGGGAAAATACAGCATATGGAGGAAAGAAAACGAAAATGAGAACTCTGACTCGACAGTGCGCTTGATGAGGGATCAAATGATAATGGCAAGGGTATATCTAAGTATTGCGAAGATGAAAAACAAGGTTGATTTGTACCAACAACTGCAGGCTCGGCTTAAAGAGAGCCAGCGGGCCCTAGGTGAGGCCGCCACTGATGCTGATCTACATCACAG TGCACCTGAGAGAATGAAAGCTATGGGCCAAGTTCTGTCAAAAGCAAGAGAGCAACTGTATGACTGCAATTTGGTTACAGGGAAGCTGAGAGCAATGCTTCAGTCAGCTGATGAACATGTTAGGAGCTTGAAAAAGCAGAGCACATTCTTGAGTCAGTTAGCTGCCAAGACCATTCCAAATGCAATCCACTGTTTATCCATGCGCTTAACCATTGAATACTACCTCCTTCCTCCAGAGAAGCGGAAGTTCCCCAGAAGGGAGAATCTGGAAAATCCAAATCTTTATCATTATGCCCTCTTCTCAGACAATGTATTGGCTGCATCAGTGGTTGTAAACTCAACTGTTACAAATGCTAAG GACTCTTCAAAACATGTATTTCATCTTGTCACTGATAAACTCAACTTTGGAGCCATGAATATGTGGTTTCTGTTGAACCCTCCTGGAAAAGCCACAATCCATGTTGAAAATGTTGATGAATTTAAGTGGCTTAATTCATCTTACTGCCCAGTTCTACGTCAACTCGAATCTGCTGCAATGAAAGAGTACTATTTCAAGGCCGGCCATCCAACCACACTTTCATCTGGTGCTGCTAATCTGAAGTACAGGAACCCGAAGTATTTGTCAATGCTTAACCATCTAAGGTTCTATCTACCACAGGTTTATCCAAAGTTGAATAAGATCCTCTTTCTTGATGATGACATTGTTGTTCAGAAAGACTTGACTGGACTGTGGTCTGTGGATCTCCGTGGAAAGGTTAATGGTGCAGTGGAAACCTGTGGTGAGAGCTTTCACCGTTTCGACAAGTACCTTAACTTTACAAATCCTCATATTGCAAGAAACTTTGATCCAAATGCGTGCGGTTGGGCTTATGGGATGAACGTTTTTGATCTAAAGGAATGGAAAAAGAAGGATATTACTGGCATATATCATAAGTGGCAGAACATG AATGAAGATAGGGTACTTTGGAAGCTAGGGACATTACCTCCAGGATTAATTACATTCTATGGGCTGACACATCCTCTTGAGAAGTCATGGCATGTGCTTGGTTTGGGTTACAATCCAAGCGTAGATCGCACCGAGATTGAGAATGCTGCAGTTATACATTATAATGGGAATATGAAACCCTGGCTGGACTTGGCAATGACAAGATATCGGTCGTATTGGACTAAGTACATCAGGTACGATCATCCCTACCTTCGCACCTGCAACCTAAGTGAATGA
- the LOC122301211 gene encoding UTP:RNA uridylyltransferase 1-like, with product MTGGAGEQTPPPASNGGDFLLSLLQKQHHRHQQPQTHPQQQLQSLAVDPAVAAVGPTLPLAPPLWTPNSLDLPYVLPPWPHPLSAPPGFPSNFLGLPQNPIPPPRNQFPGNQIPENNTLFGDDLRRSGLPRIDTRGNSGTENFIVQQKHQDHKLKFGSFPSEIHCSEGLLSGNSGSSLDNIHFTTSKEREAGPGSKSYNGLDMNWPFEPRMNSKTDPNSDAFRRGNYNSQEQERRGVELRKQCHNGNFKPTPPPGFPSEPSGKGNWDSRNVRRGFEKNVDKERTNHIEFGNSSFSWEGEDEMIRRLSIEDGKTRGEKSGGLGLSRQLDRPGPSTGSNLHSLSASDTEESESKLHNEIHEFKNGNKYRGRHGLKEGKLDDFGEQLVDSLLLENESDGKNSASQHRSSREKDARSDSRGNRLLSQRMRMMKRQIQCRSDLGRLNAPFLAIYESLIPAEEEKAKQKQLLTLLERLVCTEWPKARLYLYGSCANSFGVSKSDIDVCLAIEDMDVNKSEIILRLADIFQSDNLQNVQALTRARVPIVKLMDPVTGLSCDICINNILAVVNTKLLRDYALIDARLRQLAFIVKHWAKSRGVNETYQGTLSSYAYVIMCIHFLQQRRPAILPCLQEMETTFSATVEGVECAFFDQVEKLRDFGSCNNETMSQLVWAFFNYWAYHHDYANSVISIRTRNIISKQGKDWTRRIGNDRHLICIEDPFQVSHDLGRVVDKYSIKVLREEFERAADIMQYDPNPCGKLFEPYRHG from the exons ATGACCGGCGGCGCAGGTGAACAGACGCCTCCTCCTGCTTCTAACGGCGGTGATTTCTTACTCTCTCTTCTACAAAAGCAGCACCACCGCCATCAACAACCCCAGACTCATCCACAACAGCAGCTGCAATCCCTGGCCGTTGATCCTGCCGTCGCAGCCGTGGGCCCAACTCTCCCCCTAGCTCCACCTTTATGGACTCCCAACAGCCTCGATCTTCCTTACGTTCTTCCTCCTTGGCCCCACCCTCTCTCTGCTCCCCCGGGCTTTCCATCAAACTTCCTTGGGTTACCGCAAAACCCCATCCCCCCTCCTCGGAATCAATTTCCCGGAAATCAGATTCCAGAAAATAATACTCTCTTCGGTGACGACTTGAGAAGATCGGGGCTTCCGAGGATTGACACTAGAGGCAATAGTGGAACCGAAAATTTTATTGTGCAGCAGAAACATCAAGATCACAAGCTGAAGTTCGGCTCTTTTCCTAGCGAAATTCATTGCTCTGAGGGTTTATTAAGTGGGAATTCTGGGAGTTCTTTGGACAATATACATTTCACCACTTCGAAGGAGCGGGAAGCAGGTCCTGGGAGCAAGAGCTATAATGGGTTGGATATGAATTGGCCGTTCGAGCCGCGGATGAATTCTAAGACAGATCCAAATTCAGATGCTTTTCGGCGTGGGAATTATAATTCTCAAGAACAAGAGCGACGAGGGGTCGAATTGAGGAAGCAGTGCCACAACGGGAACTTTAAGCCCACGCCACCACCGGGGTTTCCGAGCGAGCCTAGCGGAAAAGGAAATTGGGATTCGCGGAACGTAAGGAGAGGATTTGAGAAAAATGTGGATAAGGAAAGGACTAATCATATTGAATTTGGTAATAGCAGCTTTTCCTGGGAAGGTGAGGATGAGATGATAAGGAGATTGTCAATCGAAGATGGTAAAACTCGCGGTGAAAAGTCAGGCGGATTGGGCCTCAGTAGACAGCTTGATCGTCCTGGGCCGTCAACGGGAAGTAATCTCCATTCACTATCGGCTTCAGATACTGAAGAGTCCGAATCGAAATTGCATAATGAAATTCATGAATTTAAGAACGGCAATAAGTACCGGGGTCGACACGGGTTGAAGGAGGGAAAACTAGATGATTTTGGGGAACAGCTTGTCGATTCATTGTTGCTTGAGAATGAGTCTGATGGCAAGAATAGCGCAAGTCAACATCGTAGTTCTCGCGAGAAG GATGCCAGGTCAGATAGTAGAGGAAATCGGCTACTTAGCCAAAGGATGAGAATGATGAAAAGACAGATCCAATGTCGAAGTGACTTAGGTAGATTAAATGCGCCTTTTCTTGCAATTTATGAGTCCCTAATACCTGCAGAGGAAGAGAAGGCAAAGCAGAAGCAATTGTTGACATTATTGGAGAGACTAGTTTGCACGGAATGGCCTAAAGCTCGGCTTTATCTTTATGGATCATGCGCAAACTCGTTTGGAGTTTCTAAAAGTGATATTGATGTTTGCCTTGCAATTGAAGACATGGATGTTAACAAGTCTGAGATCATACTAAGGCTGGCGGATATTTTCCAGTCAGATAATCTACAGAATGTGCAG GCGCTGACACGTGCTAGGGTCCCCATAGTGAAGCTTATGGATCCAGTGACTGGGCTTTCCTGTGACATATGTATTAACAACATTTTGGCTGTTGTAAATACCAAGCTTCTTCGAGATTATGCTCTCATAGATGCAAGATTACGGCAGTTGGCTTTTATTGTGAAACATTGGGCCAAGTCAAGAGGTGTCAATGAAACTTACCAAGGAACCCTGTCCAGCTATGC GTATGTCATAATGTGCATACATTTCTTACAACAGCGCAGACCTGCTATCCTTCCCTGCCTACAG GAAATGGAAACTACCTTCTCTGCGACTGTAGAGGGTGTTGAATGTGCTTTCTTTGATCAAGTTGAAAAGCTACGGGATTTTGGATCCTGTAACAATGAAACTATGTCTCAGTTGGTGTGGGcatttttcaattattgggCATATCATCATGATTATGCAAATTCTGTCATATCCATTCGTACCAGAAACATAATCAG CAAGCAAGGGAAAGACTGGACTCGGAGAATTGGGAATGATCGCCATCTGATATGCATAGAGGATCCCTTTCAGGTATCTCACGACCTGGGTCGGGTGGTGGACAAGTACAGCATAAAAGTTCTGAGGGAGGAGTTTGAACGTGCAGCCGACATCATGCAGTATGATCCAAATCCTTGTGGGAAGCTCTTTGAACCCTACCGTCATGGTTGA
- the LOC122295502 gene encoding probable carboxylesterase 9, which yields MSKFDPYTHLRIALNSDGSITRCLQLPKVKANPVAGPDDVVVSKDVTINVETKTWVRILLPTKLPSIDHNTVARLPIIIYFRHGGWVLFSVDDASIHRECLRFSSRLPAIVIAVNYRLAPENRLPAQYHDAMDAICWVKNQATNPEGEQWLRDYGDFSRCYLYGCGCGGNVVFSAALRSFERDLEPLKIVGLIMNQPLFGGQKRTKSELDHAADEILPLPVLDLMWELVLPKGLDRDHRYCNPMIMGPHRSLICRLPKCLVVGYYTDPTIDRQQEFVTMLATSGANVSAWFDDAGFHAIHLLDPQRAAELVDTIKAFIIGC from the coding sequence ATGTCGAAGTTTGATCCCTATACTCACCTCAGAATCGCTCTCAACTCCGACGGTTCGATCACCCGTTGTCTCCAGCTCCCGAAGGTCAAGGCAAACCCTGTCGCCGGTCCAGATGACGTTGTGGTCTCCAAGGACGTCACCATCAACGTCGAGACAAAGACATGGGTCCGGATCCTTCTGCCAACGAAATTGCCTTCCATTGATCACAACACCGTCGCCCGGCTTCCGATCATCATTTACTTCCGCCATGGAGGCTGGGTCCTCTTCAGTGTCGACGACGCCTCCATCCACAGGGAATGCTTGCGCTTTTCCAGTCGCCTTCCGGCCATCGTCATAGCCGTGAACTACCGCCTCGCGCCTGAGAATCGTCTCCCGGCACAGTACCACGACGCCATGGACGCTATCTGCTGGGTAAAAAACCAGGCAACAAATCCCGAAGGCGAGCAGTGGCTCAGAGATTACGGAGACTTCTCGAGGTGTTATCTTTACGGTTGTGGATGTGGGGGAAACGTCGTCTTCTCCGCAGCTTTAAGGTCTTTTGAGCGGGATTTGGAGCCCCTAAAGATTGTCGGGCTTATAATGAACCAACCCCTGTTTGGTGGTCAAAAAAGAACCAAATCCGAGTTAGACCACGCCGCCGACGAGATCTTGCCTCTTCCTGTTCTCGACCTCATGTGGGAACTCGTTTTGCCAAAAGGGCTCGATCGGGACCATCGGTATTGTAATCCGATGATCATGGGTCCGCACAGGAGTCTGATCTGTCGGCTGCCCAAGTGTTTGGTGGTGGGATATTATACCGACCCAACGATCGACCGGCAGCAGGAGTTTGTGACGATGCTGGCAACGTCCGGGGCGAATGTAAGTGCATGGTTCGATGATGCTGGGTTCCATGCTATTCATCTTCTGGACCCTCAGCGTGCCGCCGAACTTGTAGATACGATCAAAGCATTCATTATTGGATGTTAg